A window of Citrus sinensis cultivar Valencia sweet orange chromosome 7, DVS_A1.0, whole genome shotgun sequence contains these coding sequences:
- the LOC102628178 gene encoding LRR receptor-like serine/threonine-protein kinase IOS1, translating to MLVLHFSPEERRIRNLTMEMFQRFALLCLCIFHLAALVCAQDQAGFISLDCGLPKDSSYTETSTKLRYTSDANYIETGLPKSILLQYRRMKQQQVWSLRSFPDGIRNCYRFNLTRNTKYLIRATFMYGNYDEQNNLPEFDVHLGPNLWGTIKIENVSVDYSVEIIHVLSSDYLSVCIVNTNKGTPFISALELRPLDNNTYITQTDSLELSIRLDVGSTSNATFRYIDDAYDRVWWPYDLDEWEPFSTSEAVDADGSKNFKPPPRAMKSAVRPVNASNSLDFSINASDPTSQLYVYMHFAEIEELKANESRLFNITWNGNLWYGPLKLNYLSSTTVFSQSAMSGGQYNFSLIKTGNSTHPPIINAIEIYEVKEFSQSQTDEQDVDAIMNIKSFYGLKKNWQGDPCAPQDYLWEGLNCSYPDDDSPRITSLNLSASELTGGFAHYLTNLTMLTSLDLSNNNLTGPVPKFLSQLSSLKFLNLARNKLTGPLPVELLEKQENNTLELRFDGNPDLCRSASCKKEKKKFVVPLVASVASVFVVLAALIGLWSLKRKKQLPGRKVDANCNRSYESLDLSSRQFTYSEVLRMTNNFERVLGKGGFGTVYHGKLDNDEVAVKMLSPSSSQGYKQFQAEVKLLLRVHHRNLTTLVGYCDEGTNMALIYEYMANGNLEEHLSDSSKEILNWEERLRIAVEAALGLEYLHQGCKPPIVHRDVKSTNILINEKFQAKLADFGLSRVFPVEGGTHVSTTIAGTPGYLDPEYYISNRLTEKSDVYSFGVVLLEIITGHPVISKSAENGHTHVAQWVSSMLDKGDIRSTVDPRLKGDFDINAAWKAVEIAMACVSSTANRRPFMNQVVMELNDCLAMEAAQKKESITTSDSNNSVEMITVNLHTELSPLAR from the exons ATGCTTGTTCTACATTTCTCTCCAGAGGAAAGAAGAATTAGGAACCTGACAATGGAAATGTTTCAGCGATTTGCCTTATTATGTCTCTGCATTTTCCATCTTGCAGCCCTTGTTTGTGCTCAGGATCAAGCAG GATTCATTAGCTTGGACTGTGGGTTACCAAAAGATTCTAGCTACACTGAAACCTCAACGAAATTAAGATATACTTCTGATGCAAATTACATAGAAACCGGCCTCCCAAAGAGTATATTACTGCAATACAGAAGAATGAAGCAACAGCAAGTGTGGAGTCTCAGAAGCTTTCCTGATGGGATAAGAAACTGTTACAGATTCAATCTTACTAGGaatactaaatatttaatcagAGCCACTTTCATGTATGGAAATTATGATGagcaaaataatttaccaGAATTTGATGTTCATTTGGGACCTAACTTGTGGGgtacaataaaaatagaaaatgtaTCCGTTGATTATTCAGTGGAGATCATACATGTACTCTCATCGGATTATTTATCCGTCTGTATCGTGAATACCAACAAAGGGACTCCGTTCATATCAGCATTGGAATTAAGGCCTCTGGATAATAATACTTACATAACTCAAACTGATTCGCTGGAACTATCTATTCGCCTGGATGTTGGTTCCACATCAAATGCTACATTCAG GTATATAGATGATGCTTATGATCGGGTCTGGTGGCCATATGATTTGGATGAGTGGGAACCGTTCAGCACTTCAGAAGCTGTTGATGCTGATGGTAGCAAAAATTTCAAACCACCACCTCGTGCCATGAAGTCCGCTGTCAGACCTGTTAATGCGAGCAATTCCTTGGATTTCTCCATAAACGCTAGTGATCCTACATCCCAATTATATGTCTACATGCACTTTGCTGAAATTGAAGAGCTGAAAGCAAATGAGTCCAGATTGTTCAACATTACTTGGAATGGCAATCTTTGGTATGGACCTTTAAAACTGAATTATCTGTCCTCCACCACGGTGTTCTCACAATCTGCCATGAGTGGGGGACAATATAACTTTTCACTCATCAAAACCGGAAATTCAACTCATCCGCCAATCATTAATGCCATTGAAATCTACGAGGTAAAGGAATTTTCGCAGTCACAAACAGATGAACAAGATG TTGATGCCATCATGAATATCAAGTCATTTTATGGATTGAAGAAAAACTGGCAAGGAGATCCATGTGCTCCCCAAGATTACTTGTGGGAGGGTCTCAATTGCAGCTATCCCGATGATGATTCACCAAGAATAACCTCCCT AAATTTATCTGCAAGTGAATTGACCGGGGGTTTTGCTCATTATCTTACCAATCTCACAATGCTTACATCTCT GGACTTGTCAAACAATAACTTGACAGGACCGGTGCCTAAATTTCTATCTCAGTTGTCATCCTTGAAATTCCT AAACTTGGCACGAAACAAGCTCACTGGTCCACTCCCAGTTGAACTACTTGAAAAACAGGAAAACAATACACTAGAACTGAG ATTTGACGGAAATCCAGATCTTTGTCGATCGGCTTCatgcaagaaagaaaagaagaaatttgttgTCCCGTTAGTAGCATCAGTTGCTTCAGTTTTTGTCGTCTTAGCCGCATTAATTGGCTTATGGAGCCTTAAACGGAAAAAGCAATTACCAG GGAGGAAGGTGGATGCTAATTGCAACAGATCATACGAGTCCTTGGACCTGAGTAGTCGACAATTCACTTACTCTGAGGTCTTGAGGATGACCAACAACTTTGAGAGGGTTCTTGGCAAGGGAGGATTCGGAACAGTGTACCATGGCAAATTGGACAATGATGAAGTAGCCGTGAAGATGCTATCTCCGTCATCATCTCAAGGGTATAAGCAATTTCAGGCAGAG GTCAAGCTTCTTTTGAGAGTTCACCACAGAAACTTAACAACCCTTGTTGGGTATTGTGATGAGGGCACGAACATGGCACTCATCTATGAGTACATGGCTAATGGAAACTTGGAAGAGCATCTTTCAG ATAGTAGCAAAGAAATCTTGAACTGGGAAGAGCGGCTTCGAATAGCAGTGGAAGCAGCTCTGG gactggaataTCTGCACCAAGGTTGTAAGCCACCAATCGTTCACAGAGATGTGAAGTCTACAAACATCttaataaatgagaaattcCAAGCGAAGTTAGCTGATTTTGGGCTGTCCAGAGTATTTCCAGTTGAAGGTGGCACTCATGTGTCGACAACCATTGCCGGCACCCCAGGATACCTTGACCCCGA GTATTATATATCAAATAGGTTGACTGAAAAAAGTGACGTGTATAGTTTCGGGGTCGTTCTCCTGGAGATAATAACAGGACATCctgtaatttcaaaatcagcTGAGAATGGACACACTCACGTAGCTCAATGGGTTAGTTCCATGCTTGACAAAGGAGACATAAGAAGCACTGTTGACCCAAGGTTAAAGGGCGATTTTGACATCAACGCTGCCTGGAAAGCTGTGGAAATAGCAATGGCCTGTGTTTCTTCTACTGCCAACAGAAGACCATTTATGAATCAAGTCGTGATGGAATTGAATGACTGTTTGGCAATGGAAGCAGCTCAAAAGAAGGAGAGCATCACCACGTCCGATTCGAATAATTCTGTTGAAATGATCACTGTGAATCTGCATACTGAATTATCCCCATTAGCAAGGTGA
- the LOC107177473 gene encoding receptor-like protein kinase At3g21340, with the protein MACHWLNEKSDVYSFGVVLLEIITSQAVIVRNENENIHIIQTVTNMIAKGDIENIVDSCLRGGFEIESAWRAVELAVKCASRTSSERPNMNEVVTELKECLMMELARKKRSCSTEPDYPSETISVNLDIGSTA; encoded by the exons ATGGCCTGTC ACTGGTTGAACGAGAAAAGCGATGTGTATAGCTTTGGGGTTGTACTTCTGGAGATAATAACAAGTCAGGCTGTGATTgtgaggaatgagaatgagaacaTTCACATAATTCAGACTGTCACTAACATGATTGCAAAAGGGGATATCGAAAACATAGTTGATTCATGTTTAAGGGGAGGTTTTGAAATTGAGTCGGCATGGAGAGCTGTTGAACTTGCAGTAAAATGTGCATCTCGTACTTCCTCCGAAAGGCCAAACATGAATGAGGTAGTGACAGAATTAAAAGAGTGCTTAATGATGGAGTTAGCTCGGAAAAAAAGGAGTTGTAGCACTGAACCTGATTATCCAAGCGAAACGATCTCTGTGAATCTGGATATCGGATCTACAGCCTGA